The DNA sequence AAATCATAAGCGCATGTTGATAGAGTTAGAATTTGGTCGTCCGATGATAACTCGATGTCTGTCTTATGCAACGACCGCACCTGTAATTCATGCAGGAAATCAAGATACTCCTCATCTGTATCAAAATCGGTAACAATGTAATAAAAGGTAGTGTCTGTAACATAAGCCGAGAATATCTCCCACCTTGTCTCCTCATAAAGAGACTGAACGGAAAACACCTGATTCTCTTCGAAGAACTCAATGTCCCTAAACGCCATTAACCCTTTAAACATAGAGCCATCTCTCATATGGTGGCCATATAAAATAGAGTGGCGGTCTGTAAAATCAGAGGCATTGCGAAAATCCATAAAGATAGAGCCAGCCTTAGATGGGGTCTGTTCAAAATCATGAGTTAGGTAATATTCGTTATCGTCCCTTTGAACGATTGGATAATCAATCTTTGTATCTTCAATAGATATCCAACCGACCGTGTCTTCATTAATATCTAGTAATGACTCAAAGGGTTCTTGGATTATTGGTTCATTGGATTCTTTAGGGGGGATGCTTTTCTTTGGAATAACATCATTGTTGTACACCTCTTGTACAGATGCATATACTTGTTGATTTTGGTAGCTTGATACATACGAATCAACCACTTTATAAGTTGAAAATAGAAATATAGCAATACAGCTATATACAAATACTCGTTTTATTTTCATGGAAAACATCCTAACTACTGAACGCGATAGGTGAGGGTGTCAAAAGGGGGTTAATCCTTTTGACACATTCCACCGTAATTTTCTAAAACTATGTGTTTTACTTGTTTACGCTCTACTAAACTTCTTTCT is a window from the Bacillus alkalicellulosilyticus genome containing:
- the srtB gene encoding class B sortase, with protein sequence MKIKRVFVYSCIAIFLFSTYKVVDSYVSSYQNQQVYASVQEVYNNDVIPKKSIPPKESNEPIIQEPFESLLDINEDTVGWISIEDTKIDYPIVQRDDNEYYLTHDFEQTPSKAGSIFMDFRNASDFTDRHSILYGHHMRDGSMFKGLMAFRDIEFFEENQVFSVQSLYEETRWEIFSAYVTDTTFYYIVTDFDTDEEYLDFLHELQVRSLHKTDIELSSDDQILTLSTCAYDFNDARFVVHARKIQ